In Oryza sativa Japonica Group chromosome 3, ASM3414082v1, one DNA window encodes the following:
- the LOC4334586 gene encoding protein SODIUM POTASSIUM ROOT DEFECTIVE 2, with amino-acid sequence MAPLLFKDMKSLSCSSPASTAICPSLERQPMVRPHKGGAIAASPLCQVPGEPRTVHRQDCRRGQQHQHKAAAANGGELVSPAGSSRYLLSSRAAAAEEIQEVEASAAPAVDAKVVREEQAGSDVKNTLTQEQVVVLKVSLHCKACAGKVKKHLAKMEGVTSFNIDFAAKKVTVVGDVTPLGVLNSVSKVKNAQFWAAPPAIAA; translated from the exons ATGGCGCCTTTGCTGTTCAAGGACATGAAGAGCCTCtcgtgctcgtcgccggcgtccacgGCGATATGCCCGAGCTTGGAGCGGCAGCCGATGGTCCGGCCACACAAGGGCGGCGCCATTGCTGCGAGCCCTCTCTGCCAGGTCCCCGGTGAGCCAAGAACGGTTCACAGGCAAGACTGCAGGAGAGGGCAGCAGCATCAGCACAAGGCGGCTGCCGCGAATGGCGGCGAGCTCGTCAGCCCCGCCGGCTCATCCAGGTACCTGCTcagcagccgcgccgccgccgccgaggagatCCAGGAGGTGGAGGCTTCGGCTGCTCCGGCCGTCGATGCCAAGGTGGTCAGGGAAGAGCAAGCTGGTAGTGATGTGAAGAACACTCTGACGCAGGAGCAG GTGGTTGTACTGAAGGTATCACTGCACTGCAAAGCGTGCGCGGGCAAAGTGAAGAAGCACCTCGCCAAGATGGAAG GAGTGACATCTTTCAACATAGACTTCGCGGCGAAGAAGGTGACGGTGGTCGGCGACGTGACGCCGCTGGGGGTGCTGAACAGCGTGTCCAAGGTGAAGAACGCCCAGTtctgggcggcgccgccggcgatagCCGCCTGA
- the LOC4334585 gene encoding glycine-rich protein A3 isoform X1, producing MGGRKDNHDSSNADKGFHGAYPSGYPGAYPLMQGYPNSPGQYPTPGGYPSAPPGQYPPAGGYPGAQYPPSGYPPSQGGYPPGAYPPSGYPQQPGYPPAGYPGHGHGPPMQGGGMLGGGHGAGASGYGALLAGGAAVAAAAVGAHMVRPGGGGGHGMFGHHGGKFKKGKFKHGKYGKHKKFGRKWK from the exons ATGGGAGGCAGAAAGGACAATCATGACTCCTCAAATGCCGACAAAGGGTTCCATGGAGCGTATCCAAGCGGTTACCCTGGTGCATATCCCCTAATGCAAGGATACCCTAATTCACCTGGACAATATCCGACTCCCGGTGGATACCCTAGTGCACCACCGGGACAATACCCACCAGCCGGTGGGTACCCTGGTGCACAATATCCACCAAGCGGTTACCCTCCATCACAAGGTGGGTACCCTCCAGGAGCGTATCCACCATCAGGATATCCACAACAACCAGGCTACCCGCCAGCTGGTTACCCAGGTCATGGCCATGGTCCACCCATGCAAG GTGGTGGTATGTTAGGAGGTGGGCATGGTGCAGGCGCATCTGGCTATGGAGCGCTGCTCGCCGGAGGcgccgcggtggcggctgcTGCGGTGGGAGCTCACATGGTACgacccggcggcggtggcggccacgGGATGTTCGGCCACCATGGTGGCAAATTCAAGAAAGGAAAGTTCAAGCATGGCAAGTACGGCAAGCACAAGAAGTTTGGGCGCAAGTGGAAGTGA
- the LOC4334583 gene encoding leucine aminopeptidase, translating to MPPVDPHSYTDGDHPVTAKAALAFYLDFAASTIHASALLTLSAPHSGDLLLDTRALAVHSASTASGPPSPIPFSLADAADPVLGSALTLTLPPDTTSFLLTFSTSPSASALQWLSPPQTASSLPFVFSQCQSIHARSVFPCHDTPAARITFDLLLNVPTQLSAVAAARHVSRRDPLPSDHRGACDDALWCAPGRIVEEFQMEQSVPPYLFAFAAGGIGFRDLGPRTRVYAEGGDKVLDEAAREFAGVEEMVKVGESLFGPYEWERFDLLVLPPSFPYGGMENPRMVFLTPTVIKGDAAGAQVVAHELAHSWTGNLITNKTNEDFWLNEGFTTYAERRIVEVVQGEERAALNMGIGWRGLNRMMERFKDNMEYTKLKPKMAGIDPDDVYSEVPYEKGFQFLWRIERQIGRPAFDEFLKNYISTFKFKSIDTETFLEFLKTNVPGIENQIDLQLWIEGTGIPPDAMEPESAIYKKICSLAAEFKSGKLPSEDEVADWSGQEWELYLENLPTDVEASQVTALDERYKLSESCDYEVKVAFLQLAIPTGCRCYFNEVEKCLKQVGRMKYLRPLYSSLARCSGEEKMLAHRIFSEAHEFYHPIARSVAESILSKHG from the exons ATGCCGCCGGTGGATCCCCACTCGTACACCGACGGCGACCACCCGGTCACCGCCAAGGCCGCCCTCGCCTTCTACCTCGacttcgccgcctccaccatccACGCCTCCGCGCTGCTCACCCTCTCCGCCCCGCactccggcgacctcctcctcgacacccgcgccctcgccgtccactccgcctccaccgcctccggcccgccctcccccatccccttctccctcgccgacgccgccgaccccgtcctcggctccgcccTCACGCTCACCCTGCCCCCCGACACCAcctccttcctcctcaccttctccacctccccctccgcctccgcgctgCAGTGGCTCTCGCCGCCGCAGACCGCCTCCTCGCTCCCCTTCGTCTTCTCCCAGTGCCAGTCCATCCACGCCCGCTCCGTCTTCCCCTGCCACGACACCCCCGCCGCGCGCATCACCTTCGACCTCCTCCTCAACGTCCCCACCCAGCtctccgcggtcgccgccgcgcgccacgtCTCCCGCCGCGACCCCCTGCCCTCCGACCACCGGGGCGCCTGCGACGACGCGCTGTGGTGCGCGCCGGGCCGCATCGTGGAGGAGTTCCAGATGGAGCAGTCCGTGCCGCCCTACCTCTTCGCGTTCGCCGCAGGCGGGATCGGGTTCAGGGACCTCGGCCCGAGGACGCGGGTGtatgccgagggaggggacaaGGTTCTCGACGAGGCGGCGAGGGAGTTCGCCGGCGTCGAGGAGATGGTCAAGGTTGGGGAGTCGCTGTTTGGGCCGTATGAGTGGGAGAGGTTTGATCTGCTGGTGTTGCCGCCCAGTTTCCCCTACGGTGGCATGGAGAACCCTAGAATGGTGTTCCTCACGCCCACGGTGATCAAGGGGGACGCTGCTGGGGCGCAAGTGGTGGCGCATGAGCTCGCGCACAGCTGGACTGGCAACCTGATCACTAACAAGACCAATGAAGATTTCTGGCTAAATGAG GGTTTCACAACATATGCGGAGCGGAGGATTGTTGAGGTGGTGCAAGGGGAGGAGCGGGCAGCCTTAAACATGGGAATTGGATGGCGGGGTTTGAACAGAATGATGGAGAGGTTTAAAGATAACATGGAGTATACTAAGCTGAAGCCAAAGATGGCAGGGATTGACCCTGATGATGTGTACTCAGAAGTTCCCTATGAGAAAGGCTTCCAATTCCTTTGGCGCATTGAGCGTCAG ATTGGTCGACCTGCATTTGATGAATTCCTGAAGAATTACATATCCACATTTAAGTTCAAGTCGATAGACACAGAGACATTCCTTGAATTCCTGAAAACCAATGTACCTGGAATAGAAAACCAAATTGACCTTCAACTGTGGATCGAGGGGACTGGTATCCCTCCGGATGCCATGGAACCAGAGTCAGCTATTTATAAAAAGATTTGCTCCCTAGCTGCAGAGTTTAAGTCTGGAAAACTTCCAAGTGAAGATGAGGTAGCAGACTGGAGTGGACAGGAATGGGAACTTTACTTGGAAAACTTACCCACAGATGTTGAAGCTTCACAG GTCACTGCTCTCGATGAGCGGTACAAGCTATCAGAAAGCTGTGACTACGAGGTCAAAGTCGCGTTTCTCCAGCTTGCAATTCCCACCGGCTGCAGATGCTACTTCAACGAGGTTGAGAAATGCTTGAAGCAAGTGGGGAGGATGAAGTACCTTCGCCCGCTCTACAGCTCGCTGGCTCGATGCTCCGGGGAGGAGAAGATGCTTGCCCATAGGATCTTCTCAGAGGCGCATGAATTCTATCATCCCATCGCTCGTAGCGTCGCAGAGAGCATCCTCTCGAAGCATGGCTAA
- the LOC4334585 gene encoding glycine-rich protein A3, which produces MGGRKDNHDSSNADKGFHGAYPSGYPGAYPLMQGYPNSPGQYPTPGGYPSAPPGQYPPAGGYPGAQYPPSGYPPSQGGYPPGAYPPSGYPQQPGYPPAGYPGHGHGPPMQGGGHGAGASGYGALLAGGAAVAAAAVGAHMVRPGGGGGHGMFGHHGGKFKKGKFKHGKYGKHKKFGRKWK; this is translated from the exons ATGGGAGGCAGAAAGGACAATCATGACTCCTCAAATGCCGACAAAGGGTTCCATGGAGCGTATCCAAGCGGTTACCCTGGTGCATATCCCCTAATGCAAGGATACCCTAATTCACCTGGACAATATCCGACTCCCGGTGGATACCCTAGTGCACCACCGGGACAATACCCACCAGCCGGTGGGTACCCTGGTGCACAATATCCACCAAGCGGTTACCCTCCATCACAAGGTGGGTACCCTCCAGGAGCGTATCCACCATCAGGATATCCACAACAACCAGGCTACCCGCCAGCTGGTTACCCAGGTCATGGCCATGGTCCACCCATGCAAG GAGGTGGGCATGGTGCAGGCGCATCTGGCTATGGAGCGCTGCTCGCCGGAGGcgccgcggtggcggctgcTGCGGTGGGAGCTCACATGGTACgacccggcggcggtggcggccacgGGATGTTCGGCCACCATGGTGGCAAATTCAAGAAAGGAAAGTTCAAGCATGGCAAGTACGGCAAGCACAAGAAGTTTGGGCGCAAGTGGAAGTGA